Below is a window of Lacrimispora xylanolytica DNA.
GTTCATCTTCTTAATGGAATCTTCATCGGTAAGCTCGGCCCAGGTCTGAGGAATCATGGTGATATCTGCTTCAACCATAGGAATTTTCGCTGCCTCCAGCGCTTCTCTAACCGCACTGAACTCTTCTGGTGCAGTTACTACTTCAAAGCTGTCCTCTTCCTCAGAGAAGTCTTCGGCGCCAGCATCCAGAGCGATCATCATAAGCTCATCCGGATCCATATCACATTCTTCTTTATCTATAATAATCTGACCTTTTTTATCAAACATAAAGGAAACACAACCTGGTGTTCCTACATTACCGCCGCCCTTAGTAAATGCATTCTTTACATTTGCCGCCGTACGGTTTTTATTGTCTGTCAATGTATCTACGATAATTGCGACTCCATTGGGGCCGTAACCTTCGTATGTAATGGTTTCATAGTTGACAGTACCAGCATCACCAGCCGCTTTTTTGATTCCGCGGTCAATGGTATCATTCGGCATATTGTTAGCCTTGGCCTTTGCAATCACGTCACGGAGCCTACTATTGTTTGCAGGGTCTGGTCCGCCTTCTTTTACTGCAACTGCAATCTCCCTGCCGATGACAGTAAAGATCTTACCTTTTGCAGAATCGTTTCTCTCTTTTTTGTGTTTGATATTTGCGAACTTTGAATGTCCTGACATTGTTTAAAGCACTCCTTTTCTTTCTCTATTTCGTCCTTTATTTTTCAGAAAATACATCTTTTCTATTTTAGCACTTATTATTTCATCTGGCAAGAAAAAATAATGCACAGTCTCCGGGAGTTCCTGCATAACAGCGGGAATTCTCTGGAGACTGTGCAAGTATTAAGTCAGAGCTTCGGAATGTTCCTTCTCTGTTTCCATCTTATTTAACGAATCCTCTTCTGCCTTAGGCTCATCGGTTTCTTCTTTCCGGACCAGAATTGACTGAATGATTTTATTTTTCACCTGGAGAATCTTAAACCGGTATCCAAGAATTGATACCTCCGTCTGTTCTCCCTCCTGAGGGATTCGGTCCAGCTTTGAAATCAAAAGGCCGCTTATGGTATCGTAGGAATCAAAATCCTCTTCCTCAAATTCAATATCCAATGCCTTTTCCACATCTTCCAGAAGCGTCATACCATTCATGATATAGGAACCATCCTCGGAAGGAATAATATACTCCTCATCCAAATCATATTCATCTAAAATATTGCCTACAATTTCTTCCAGAATATCTTCCATGGTAACGATACCTGCCGTCTGGCCATACTCATCTACCACAATTACCATATGAATTTTCTCGGACTGCATCTCTTTAAACAGTTCGTTGATATTTCTGGTTTCCGGAATAAAGACAGCCTCTCGCAAAAGACCTTCTATCTCCCACAGCTTCCGGGACACATTCTTTCTGTGCTCCACGGCAATTAGGGCATCTTTCATATGAAGGATACCAATGATGTCATCCACATCTTTTCTGTAGATGGGATAACGGGAATTAAGCCCTTCCTTGAGAATAAAATCAACTGCTTCCCGAAGGGGCATATCTCCATCCAAAGCCACAAGGCTTTTTCTATGAGTCATGATATCACCGGCCTCTTTGTCGTTTAGCTCAAAGATGTTGGTAATCATCTCCGCTTCCCTGGCCTCTAACACGCCTTGCTCATGACCCTCGTTAACCATAGACATGATGTCCTCTTCTGTAACGTTCTCATTATCATTTGCCATACCGATTCCAAGCAGTTTCAAGACAAAAAATGCTACCAGGTTTGCAAGCCAGGCCACTGGCCTGACCGGAATCATAAGGATGCTTACTACCGGCAAAAGACCAAATCCCCACTTTTCTGGATTCTTTGCTGCACAGCGTTTCGGTATAATGATGCCAAAGCTGATGAGCATTACAATCAGTGCCAATGCCACTACAAAAAGACTTAAAAGAGAGATCCACTTTCCAGGAAATGCATGATTTCCAATTAAAATATTCTCTAAGTTAGCTCCCAGCTCTTCCAGTACAAAGGCTCCGGTAATCATACCGATTAAATTAGTAGTAATCTGAATGGTATTTACGAAAGGCGTTGGTCTGTTAACAATATGTAACAGCTTCCTGGCCTTTTCACTCCCATTCTCCATCTGGTGCTCCAGTTCGCTTGAATTCACATTTTGGATTGCTGCTCCAAAACCATAAAATATTGCGTCTAATACGATAAAAGCAATAAAAATAATCACGCGTATAAGCGGATTGCCATCGTCCATTCTAACTATCGACTCCTTTTGTTCATTATCATTCGTATTTTTCATGCAACTAATTAAAAATATACCATTTTATCAGCATTCCGTCAATAATGAACTATGTACCCAGTTCCAGGCTGACCCTCAATGCACAGTCCACTTCCTGCTGAAGTTCTTCATCGATATGGCAAATCTTCTCTTTCAGCCTCTGCTTGTCAATGGTGCGCAGCTGCTCTAGAAGAATTACCGAATCTTTAATCATGTCGCATTTTTTTGTATCGAGCTCCACATGGGTGGGGAGCTTAGCCTTGTTCATTCTGGAAGTAATCGCTGCACAGATCACCGTTGGGCTGTGCTTATTCCCTATGTCATTCTGTATAATAAGAACTGGGCGAATACCGCCTTGTTCAGAACCTACCACCGGTCTTAGATCGGCATAATAGATGTCTCCACGTCTGATTATCACATTCTCACACTCCGTCAATTTATTTAAGTCTATTATTGACCTTCTTTGACTCGTGTATACACTTAAGTTTTTCCACCGCATACCTTATGATATGTTTTGGACATGGAGTTTGTTATCACACCTTTTGAAACCCTTTATAAATATCATCAAAATAATCCTTGGTACCTACGACCTCGCCTCCCTGAATATAGACTCTCGGGACCCGTTTGCCGATATCACATAAAATTTCGTAATGAAATCCACCGCAGGCTTCTGCTATGTCCTCTACGGTAATCTCATTCTCTCCGTGTTTCCCAATCAAAACAGCTTCGTCATCTTCCTCCACGCCTTCAATGTCTGTGACATCAACCATGAACTGATCCATGCACACCCTTCCAAGAATTCTGGCTCTCTGCTCCCGGATCAGTACCTCACCTTTACCGGAAAGATTCCTGGGATACCCGTCCCCATATCCAACGGGTATGGTGGCTATCACCATTTCTTTATCCGCAACAAAGGTGCCTCCATAGCTTACGGCTGTACCTGGTGCAATTGTTTTTATGTAAGTAACGACGCTTTTTAACCCCATGACAGGTCTAAGCTTTACGGTCTCTTTGTCAACCTCATGGGAAGGATAAAGGCCATAAATAGAGATGCCGGCCCGGACCGCATGGAAATTAGCAGCTGGTAGATCCAGGATGCCTGCACTGTTGGAACAGTGAAGGATGGGAATTTCAACCCCTCTTTCCAAAAGAAGGTCTGTAAATTTCCGGTACGATTCCATCTGCCTGTTGGTAGCCGTTTTATCTGTCTCATCTGCCTTTGCAAAATGAGTGAACAATCCTTCCACTTCAATCCCTGAAAGACTTTTTATCTTCACCGCCTCG
It encodes the following:
- the alr gene encoding alanine racemase, giving the protein MRLYGRVFETVDLDAVRHNMEAMRANLTEGTKMIGVVKSDGYGHGSVPVAMAIDPYVWGYAVATVEEGVILRKHGIEKPILVLGVVPADGYDLLVEYKIASAVFQYKRASLLSEAALRAGKKAVIHLVVDTGMSRIGLPVTEEAADEAVKIKSLSGIEVEGLFTHFAKADETDKTATNRQMESYRKFTDLLLERGVEIPILHCSNSAGILDLPAANFHAVRAGISIYGLYPSHEVDKETVKLRPVMGLKSVVTYIKTIAPGTAVSYGGTFVADKEMVIATIPVGYGDGYPRNLSGKGEVLIREQRARILGRVCMDQFMVDVTDIEGVEEDDEAVLIGKHGENEITVEDIAEACGGFHYEILCDIGKRVPRVYIQGGEVVGTKDYFDDIYKGFQKV
- a CDS encoding type II toxin-antitoxin system PemK/MazF family toxin — protein: MIIRRGDIYYADLRPVVGSEQGGIRPVLIIQNDIGNKHSPTVICAAITSRMNKAKLPTHVELDTKKCDMIKDSVILLEQLRTIDKQRLKEKICHIDEELQQEVDCALRVSLELGT
- a CDS encoding hemolysin family protein; the protein is MDDGNPLIRVIIFIAFIVLDAIFYGFGAAIQNVNSSELEHQMENGSEKARKLLHIVNRPTPFVNTIQITTNLIGMITGAFVLEELGANLENILIGNHAFPGKWISLLSLFVVALALIVMLISFGIIIPKRCAAKNPEKWGFGLLPVVSILMIPVRPVAWLANLVAFFVLKLLGIGMANDNENVTEEDIMSMVNEGHEQGVLEAREAEMITNIFELNDKEAGDIMTHRKSLVALDGDMPLREAVDFILKEGLNSRYPIYRKDVDDIIGILHMKDALIAVEHRKNVSRKLWEIEGLLREAVFIPETRNINELFKEMQSEKIHMVIVVDEYGQTAGIVTMEDILEEIVGNILDEYDLDEEYIIPSEDGSYIMNGMTLLEDVEKALDIEFEEEDFDSYDTISGLLISKLDRIPQEGEQTEVSILGYRFKILQVKNKIIQSILVRKEETDEPKAEEDSLNKMETEKEHSEALT
- a CDS encoding YebC/PmpR family DNA-binding transcriptional regulator translates to MSGHSKFANIKHKKERNDSAKGKIFTVIGREIAVAVKEGGPDPANNSRLRDVIAKAKANNMPNDTIDRGIKKAAGDAGTVNYETITYEGYGPNGVAIIVDTLTDNKNRTAANVKNAFTKGGGNVGTPGCVSFMFDKKGQIIIDKEECDMDPDELMMIALDAGAEDFSEEEDSFEVVTAPEEFSAVREALEAAKIPMVEADITMIPQTWAELTDEDSIKKMNRILDLLDAEDDVQATYHNWDE